In a genomic window of Tissierella sp. Yu-01:
- a CDS encoding DUF4367 domain-containing protein produces MKGKTLTDEALDRLLYEFMPKANILLEQLEEERDKHIEPHTFSVNYKRKMKKIIKEYARIPVQRKYVTLRKFIAGFLILCILTNGLLIATAETYKEAFFNIITNIYEKFTSIVIEIERPSIEGLGFTQPSYIPDGFIIINEIETDITRKIDYMNGNKIIVFIQSVITSGEIQIDTEGAITEEMGIDNQIISYFFNKGIFTAYWTDNNFSYSINAEVSFEELVDIIEGIIKNKK; encoded by the coding sequence ATGAAGGGCAAAACATTAACAGACGAAGCTTTAGACAGACTATTGTATGAGTTCATGCCAAAGGCTAATATATTACTGGAACAATTAGAGGAAGAAAGAGATAAGCACATAGAACCTCATACATTTTCAGTCAACTATAAAAGAAAGATGAAGAAAATAATTAAGGAATATGCTAGAATTCCAGTACAAAGAAAGTATGTTACCTTACGAAAATTCATTGCTGGTTTCTTGATTTTATGTATTTTAACAAATGGATTATTAATTGCTACTGCAGAAACTTATAAAGAAGCATTCTTTAATATAATAACAAATATTTATGAGAAGTTTACTTCTATAGTAATAGAAATTGAAAGACCTTCTATCGAAGGATTGGGTTTTACACAACCATCATATATTCCTGATGGTTTTATAATCATAAATGAGATAGAAACAGATATAACAAGAAAAATTGATTACATGAATGGGAATAAAATAATAGTATTTATACAAAGTGTTATTACAAGTGGAGAAATACAGATTGATACTGAAGGTGCAATAACCGAAGAAATGGGAATCGATAATCAGATAATATCATATTTCTTTAATAAGGGAATTTTTACTGCGTATTGGACTGACAATAATTTTAGTTATAGTATCAATGCTGAAGTTTCTTTTGAAGAACTTGTAGATATTATTGAAGGAATTATAAAAAATAAGAAATAA
- a CDS encoding sigma-70 family RNA polymerase sigma factor codes for MLFIYLSMLETDEDRHIFSVLHDEYSSIMYNRAYAILKDSALAEDVVQESFIRIIKNFSKVVKKKCPQTRKYFVNIVRSIAIDTYRKRQKQQTLSFDEFEETIISEFANTEDILEGKEIENYLLQLPKSYYIILSLKYDDGYTYKEIASILNITEENVKKRLMRARNKLREILANQEVRVQ; via the coding sequence ATGCTTTTCATATATTTGTCTATGCTTGAAACAGATGAAGATAGGCATATATTCAGTGTTCTTCATGATGAGTATAGCTCTATAATGTATAATAGAGCATATGCTATATTGAAAGACAGTGCTTTAGCAGAAGATGTTGTGCAGGAGAGCTTTATACGTATTATAAAAAATTTTAGTAAAGTAGTGAAGAAAAAGTGTCCACAAACAAGAAAATATTTCGTTAATATAGTAAGGAGTATTGCTATTGATACATATAGAAAAAGACAAAAACAGCAAACTCTTTCTTTTGATGAATTTGAGGAAACGATAATCAGTGAATTTGCAAATACAGAAGATATACTAGAAGGAAAGGAGATTGAAAATTATCTTCTACAATTACCTAAATCCTACTATATAATTTTGTCTCTAAAATATGACGACGGATATACATATAAGGAAATAGCTAGTATATTGAACATAACTGAAGAAAATGTAAAGAAAAGACTTATGCGTGCCAGAAATAAATTAAGAGAAATATTAGCTAATCAGGAGGTTAGGGTCCAATGA
- a CDS encoding glycine C-acetyltransferase, with product MSNVHELSFLKEKIQELKDQGVYRKLPVLDTPNQPEVILNGKKVINLSSNNYLGFSNHPRLKKAAMDAIERYGAGAGAVRTIIGNMKIHEDLEALLAKFKREEAAFIYQSGFNCNAGTIQAITEAGDLIISDELNHASIIDGTRLSKAGRAIYKHSDMDSLEEVLKTNRDKYKNILIITDGVFSMDGDIAKLPEIVELAEKYEAMTYVDDAHGSGVLGESGRGTVDHFGLHGRVDFSIGTLSKAIGVVGGYVAGSQTMYDWLNHRARPVLFSTSLPPAAVGAIIEAITMLMESTEYTDRLWDNAKYFKEKLGKLGFNTGHSETPITPVIIGDEGKTMEFSKKLMENGVFVSGIVFPTVPKGTGRVRCMVTAAHTKEQLDEAVRVFELVGKEMGIL from the coding sequence GTGTCAAATGTACATGAATTATCGTTTTTAAAGGAGAAGATTCAGGAGTTAAAAGATCAAGGTGTTTATAGAAAACTTCCGGTTTTAGATACTCCAAATCAGCCTGAGGTAATTTTAAATGGTAAAAAGGTTATAAACCTATCATCAAATAACTACCTAGGTTTTTCAAATCACCCGAGACTTAAGAAAGCTGCAATGGATGCAATTGAAAGATATGGTGCTGGAGCAGGTGCAGTAAGGACAATTATCGGAAATATGAAAATTCATGAGGATTTAGAGGCATTACTAGCTAAATTTAAAAGAGAAGAAGCAGCATTTATTTATCAATCAGGCTTTAACTGTAATGCTGGAACTATTCAAGCTATTACAGAAGCAGGGGATTTAATCATATCTGATGAATTAAATCATGCATCAATTATTGATGGAACTAGATTATCAAAAGCAGGTAGAGCTATTTATAAGCACTCAGATATGGATAGCCTAGAAGAAGTGTTAAAGACAAATAGAGATAAATACAAGAATATATTGATTATTACAGATGGTGTATTCAGCATGGATGGAGACATAGCTAAGTTGCCTGAAATAGTTGAATTAGCTGAAAAATACGAGGCTATGACATATGTAGATGATGCTCATGGTTCAGGTGTTCTTGGCGAAAGTGGTAGAGGTACTGTTGACCATTTTGGTTTACATGGCAGAGTTGATTTCAGTATAGGTACACTTTCTAAAGCAATAGGTGTAGTAGGTGGATATGTTGCAGGTTCTCAAACTATGTATGACTGGTTAAATCATAGAGCGAGACCAGTTCTATTCTCAACATCATTACCACCAGCAGCTGTTGGTGCCATAATAGAAGCTATTACAATGTTAATGGAATCAACAGAATACACTGATAGACTATGGGATAATGCGAAATACTTTAAAGAAAAACTTGGAAAACTAGGATTTAATACAGGACATAGTGAAACTCCAATTACTCCAGTAATCATCGGTGATGAGGGTAAAACTATGGAATTTAGTAAGAAGTTAATGGAAAATGGTGTGTTTGTTTCAGGTATAGTATTCCCAACTGTACCAAAGGGAACAGGTAGAGTAAGATGTATGGTTACAGCTGCTCATACTAAGGAGCAATTAGATGAGGCTGTAAGAGTATTTGAGTTAGTTGGAAAGGAAATGGGAATACTGTAA
- the queG gene encoding tRNA epoxyqueuosine(34) reductase QueG, giving the protein MNIKKYIIEKSKELNMDMIGFTDSGPLVNIEEYLDYRLKNNRFTEFEEADIKKRIDPKLTMGNCKTIIVIALSYNVDYNEKPDCEFKGSLSKSSWGTDYHRVLKNRLELLADEIKKVKDFDYKSFVDTGPLVDRELAYKAGIGYYGKNCSIINEKYGSFIFIGYMLTDLEIDECDKPMDSQCGDCNLCLKACPTNALDNSYRLNPRKCISYLTQTKKEIDVELRKKMGIKIYGCDTCQMVCPKNKNIKKSSHEEFIPTVTKGYLDLKELLTISNREFKQKYGHISGSWRGKSVLRRNAINALKNIKTSANEKSINKLIDDK; this is encoded by the coding sequence ATGAATATAAAAAAATATATAATAGAAAAGTCAAAAGAGTTAAATATGGATATGATAGGGTTTACAGATAGTGGACCTTTAGTGAACATTGAAGAATATTTAGATTATAGATTAAAAAATAACAGATTTACAGAATTTGAAGAAGCTGATATAAAGAAAAGAATTGATCCCAAACTAACTATGGGCAATTGTAAAACCATAATTGTAATAGCACTATCCTATAATGTAGATTATAATGAAAAGCCTGATTGTGAATTTAAAGGAAGCCTGTCTAAGTCTTCTTGGGGAACGGATTATCATAGGGTACTAAAAAATAGACTTGAGCTATTGGCGGATGAAATTAAGAAAGTTAAGGATTTTGATTACAAATCTTTTGTAGATACTGGTCCCTTAGTTGATAGGGAGTTAGCATATAAAGCTGGTATAGGATATTATGGAAAGAACTGTAGTATAATAAATGAGAAATATGGGTCCTTTATATTTATTGGCTATATGTTAACTGATTTAGAAATAGATGAGTGTGACAAACCAATGGATAGTCAGTGTGGAGATTGTAATCTGTGCTTAAAAGCATGTCCCACAAATGCATTAGACAATTCCTATAGGTTGAATCCGAGAAAATGTATTTCTTATCTTACACAGACTAAAAAAGAAATAGATGTGGAATTAAGAAAGAAAATGGGTATAAAAATTTATGGGTGTGATACCTGTCAAATGGTTTGTCCTAAAAATAAAAATATAAAGAAATCAAGTCATGAGGAGTTTATACCTACTGTTACCAAAGGGTATTTAGATTTAAAAGAACTTTTGACAATTTCAAATAGAGAATTTAAACAGAAATATGGTCATATATCTGGAAGCTGGAGAGGTAAAAGTGTATTGAGAAGAAATGCTATTAATGCATTAAAAAACATAAAAACTTCAGCTAATGAGAAATCTATTAATAAATTAATAGATGATAAATAA
- the rodA gene encoding rod shape-determining protein RodA gives MFNLRKKAFKRFDFLLFFSVVILCIFGLVILKSATLSYDTNRFVKTQAIATVIGFIAILILILLDYQFLGKMYIPIYVVCIGLLIAVLVAGTGDEQWGAKSWLYIGSFGFQPSEFVKIGLIISLAKFIDINKEDINQPFTLFKILVFAFIPVGLILLQPDAGTAMVFIFFIAAMLFIAGVKWKYIGYAVTIGLLSLPVLWFRLDKYQRNRIFDFLEPERDASGTGYQAIQGKIAVGSGKIFGRGLFKGTQTQYNYIPAKQTDFIFAVLAEELGFIGGVSLIILYHIMIRRFLKIAKNCTDLFGSLMCVGIAAMFLFHIWENIGMTIGLMPITGIPLPFLSYGGTFQLANLICIGIVLSVGLHREGLSFED, from the coding sequence ATGTTTAACTTAAGAAAAAAAGCGTTTAAAAGATTTGATTTTCTGTTGTTTTTCTCAGTTGTTATACTGTGTATATTTGGGCTTGTTATATTAAAATCCGCTACATTAAGCTATGATACAAATAGATTTGTAAAAACACAGGCAATAGCTACAGTAATTGGTTTTATTGCAATCTTGATACTTATACTTCTTGATTATCAATTCTTAGGCAAGATGTATATCCCTATATATGTGGTATGTATTGGTCTATTAATAGCTGTACTTGTAGCAGGAACAGGGGACGAGCAGTGGGGAGCTAAATCCTGGTTATATATTGGTTCCTTTGGATTTCAACCATCAGAGTTTGTAAAAATAGGTCTTATAATATCCTTGGCAAAGTTTATAGATATAAATAAAGAGGATATAAATCAGCCATTTACATTATTTAAGATACTAGTATTTGCATTTATTCCAGTTGGACTTATTTTGCTACAACCAGATGCAGGAACTGCTATGGTTTTTATATTCTTTATTGCAGCCATGTTGTTTATAGCAGGAGTTAAATGGAAATATATAGGATACGCTGTAACTATTGGTTTACTTAGTTTACCAGTATTATGGTTTAGATTGGACAAATACCAAAGAAACCGAATATTCGACTTTCTTGAACCAGAAAGAGATGCCTCAGGTACAGGATATCAGGCAATTCAAGGTAAAATAGCTGTAGGTAGTGGTAAGATATTTGGTAGAGGCCTATTTAAAGGGACTCAGACTCAATACAACTATATACCTGCTAAGCAAACTGACTTTATATTTGCAGTATTGGCTGAAGAACTAGGATTTATCGGAGGAGTTTCATTAATAATCCTATATCATATAATGATAAGACGATTTCTCAAAATTGCTAAAAATTGTACAGATTTATTTGGGTCATTAATGTGCGTCGGTATTGCGGCAATGTTCCTATTTCATATATGGGAAAATATAGGAATGACAATAGGGCTTATGCCTATTACAGGAATACCACTTCCATTCTTAAGCTATGGAGGAACGTTCCAATTAGCTAATTTAATATGTATAGGTATCGTGCTAAGCGTAGGACTTCATAGAGAAGGCTTAAGTTTTGAAGACTAG
- a CDS encoding PadR family transcriptional regulator, which yields MNIQFKKGVLELCVLSLLDRKDFYGYELVEKISQYINISEGTIYPLLRRFRTEGYVTTYLEESQEGPPRKYYRLTERGKEEYEDLEIEWESFIDGVNNILRGDME from the coding sequence ATGAATATTCAATTTAAAAAAGGTGTGCTAGAGCTATGTGTTCTTTCCTTACTTGATAGAAAAGACTTTTATGGGTATGAACTAGTTGAAAAAATATCTCAATACATCAATATATCCGAAGGAACTATCTATCCATTGCTTAGAAGGTTTCGAACTGAAGGATATGTAACTACCTACCTAGAAGAATCGCAGGAAGGACCGCCTAGAAAGTACTATAGATTAACTGAACGTGGTAAGGAAGAATACGAGGACCTAGAAATAGAATGGGAAAGCTTTATTGATGGAGTTAATAATATTTTAAGGGGAGATATGGAATGA
- a CDS encoding DUF1700 domain-containing protein, with translation MTRVEYINRLKTNLQGLPIDEITDILSDYEEHFNIGISKGKSEEEISKELGDPREVAEGYRSNFRSNPKEPRPSTTNDNTRKFLFGLLLVGVNVVVLFVPAMTLFGLLMGLFGVGIGFTFGGFGIMLGFPVKAFLGMTAPHFLTSFGIGLGLSSMGLLILILGFHIVKILFKLIVIYFRWNVDLMNK, from the coding sequence ATGACTAGAGTCGAATATATAAACAGACTAAAAACTAATCTTCAAGGATTACCTATAGATGAGATAACCGATATATTATCTGACTACGAGGAACATTTTAACATAGGAATATCTAAGGGAAAATCAGAAGAAGAAATATCCAAAGAATTAGGTGACCCTAGAGAAGTAGCTGAAGGGTATAGATCGAATTTCAGATCTAATCCAAAAGAGCCTAGACCTTCTACAACGAATGATAATACAAGGAAGTTCTTATTTGGACTTTTATTAGTAGGTGTCAATGTTGTAGTACTATTTGTACCTGCTATGACACTCTTTGGATTACTGATGGGATTGTTTGGAGTTGGAATAGGCTTTACATTTGGTGGCTTTGGAATAATGCTTGGATTTCCAGTCAAAGCCTTTTTAGGCATGACAGCACCCCATTTCTTAACTTCTTTTGGTATTGGCCTAGGTTTGTCTTCAATGGGATTATTAATTTTAATTTTAGGTTTTCATATTGTAAAAATTCTATTCAAATTAATCGTTATATATTTTAGATGGAATGTTGATTTGATGAATAAATAG